Proteins encoded in a region of the Flavobacteriaceae bacterium HL-DH10 genome:
- a CDS encoding alpha-L-fucosidase yields MLLRKQSCILLTLSFLILGCGEKNEKKVTENKTENTQIFEPNWESIKKNYKDPEWFNNQKFGIFIHWGAYSVPAYSSEWYPRQMYMDTATFTAQLTPQKTGPNEVYTHHKKIWGDQKTFGYKDFIPMFKGEKFNAAEWIDLFKKAGAKYVIPVADHHDGFAMYKSNTTRWNAVDMGPKRDILGELFKEGRDKGLIMGASSHYAFNWSFYNKKDHFDTTDPQYADLYSSKGKDITEPVSDAFKQTWWDRTVDLIDNYQPDILWFDFYLDIPDYADMRPKIAAYYYNKGMEWGKEVVINDKNFDHEAFPEGTVIYDLERGKLPGIRKLPWQTDTSIGKNSWSHVTNWKSKTANSLIDDLIDIVSKNGNLLLNVGPKADGTIPEDQKEILLQIGSWLDINGEAIYDTKYWKTFGEGPTEVGTGHHSEGGNKEFTGQDIRFTQKGNKVYAIMMAWPENNSVLVKSVKSSEDKVSNVRMLGSDETLKWSQDDNGLTVEMPSQKSGDFAFVLELTL; encoded by the coding sequence ATGCTTTTAAGAAAACAGTCCTGTATTTTATTAACCCTTTCCTTTTTAATTTTGGGATGTGGTGAAAAAAACGAAAAAAAAGTAACAGAAAATAAAACTGAAAACACCCAAATTTTTGAACCAAATTGGGAGTCTATCAAAAAAAACTATAAAGACCCCGAATGGTTTAACAATCAAAAATTCGGTATTTTTATTCATTGGGGCGCTTATTCTGTGCCTGCTTATAGTTCAGAATGGTACCCGCGTCAAATGTATATGGATACGGCCACATTTACGGCACAATTAACACCTCAAAAAACAGGCCCTAACGAAGTTTACACCCATCATAAAAAAATCTGGGGCGACCAAAAAACCTTTGGCTATAAAGATTTTATCCCCATGTTTAAAGGTGAAAAATTCAATGCGGCAGAATGGATTGATTTATTTAAAAAGGCGGGAGCAAAATATGTGATTCCTGTAGCCGACCATCATGATGGATTTGCCATGTACAAATCCAACACAACGCGATGGAACGCCGTGGATATGGGGCCAAAACGTGATATCTTAGGGGAACTTTTTAAAGAAGGCAGGGATAAAGGTTTGATTATGGGAGCATCTTCCCACTATGCTTTCAATTGGTCCTTTTACAATAAAAAAGACCATTTTGACACCACAGACCCACAATATGCTGATTTATATTCTTCTAAAGGAAAAGATATAACAGAACCGGTTTCCGATGCATTCAAACAAACATGGTGGGACAGAACCGTTGATTTAATTGACAACTACCAACCCGATATCCTTTGGTTTGATTTCTACTTGGATATTCCCGATTATGCAGATATGCGTCCAAAAATAGCCGCTTACTATTATAACAAAGGCATGGAATGGGGCAAAGAAGTGGTAATAAACGATAAGAATTTTGATCATGAAGCTTTTCCGGAAGGCACGGTCATTTATGATTTAGAGCGTGGCAAGCTTCCCGGTATTAGAAAATTGCCTTGGCAAACAGATACTTCTATTGGTAAAAACTCATGGTCTCATGTTACTAATTGGAAATCTAAAACTGCTAATTCTTTAATTGATGATTTAATTGATATTGTTTCTAAAAACGGAAACTTACTTTTAAACGTAGGTCCTAAAGCAGATGGCACCATTCCAGAAGACCAAAAAGAAATCTTATTACAAATTGGTAGTTGGTTGGATATAAATGGTGAAGCTATTTACGATACAAAATATTGGAAAACCTTTGGTGAAGGTCCTACAGAAGTTGGTACTGGTCACCATTCAGAAGGAGGCAATAAAGAATTTACAGGACAGGATATTCGTTTCACACAAAAAGGAAACAAAGTATATGCTATTATGATGGCGTGGCCAGAAAACAATAGTGTTCTTGTTAAATCTGTTAAATCTTCAGAAGATAAAGTATCTAATGTTAGAATGTTAGGTAGTGATGAGACTTTAAAATGGTCTCAAGACGATAATGGTTTGACTGTTGAAATGCCATCTCAAAAATCTGGAGATTTTGCTTTTGTCTTAGAGTTAACCTTATAA